The DNA region cggagacaaaacacagcagctgaacctctatgtactgaaaaatggaggaccactgttgctgggatgggaatggctcaggaaaatccagttggattggcacaccatcaaggcactaaatgtgtcaacaaaggaggggCAGTTTGGAGGGGAAGATTTccgcagctctcctctcacccttGTCGACTATTACAATGACGGGGAGGATCTAGACAGCATCAACGATGGGGACGAACGCAGTATCTGTGGTCCCGACtcggatgaagatacagaggCTGCAAgtgagacagatattgccaataagcaggacgatgaagactacctggaagtaaaagagcagatgtaccaggagaaattgacatctctcaaaagacagccacagcagttacaggaaggcactttgcaggagtatcagaaaaggatgaagaatcTAGATCAAgaatacaaggaaagaatacgaaatgcagagctttttctgcaactggagacagaacaagtagaaaggaattatattaaagagaagaaagcagcagtgaaggaatttgaagataaaaagattgagttagaagaaaagagaaagatgattgagaatgagaggctaacaatggaactcacaggagattctatggaggtaaaaccaataatgactaggaaactaaggaggagaccgaatgaccctgttccaattacagacaaaagacaaaaacctgcacctgtacagttaaattacttgttaacagatgaacagataatggaagatctgcgaactcccaataagcttaaatctccaAAAAGACCAGCATCCCTgtcttctcctgagcatcttcccggcactcctgctgaatcaccagcacaaagatatgaagcacgaatagaagatggaaagttacATTGCGAtaagagatggtatcataaaggtcaggctatctatttggaaGCTAAGGAAAACGCAAAGATTGGTTGTGTAATTAGCTCAGCTGGAACgaatgagatatgggtaaggaagacaagtgatagcacaaagatgcgtatatatctaagacagctgcacagaggagtcttcattataCAGAGCCGATCTGCTGCCTTgaactcttagcaagttggaggagcaCATCTTCTTAACCccctatgctcagaggtcaacctttcatgacttttatatggaaatctgtattaaaacaaacaagtttattgacagatGTTACCTGGAGAGGCAGAGAAGATGCCCCCCTCCCTTGaaacttgagttataaatgggtcttagaccaaaaatgaaaaaaaaggcttgttataatttgatattattatgttactttgttataatttagTTATtagttactaagtaaacaaatggtaaGCATTTGTATATTAAGGGTAAacatattaattttttttttactggggcactatgctaaacgaagcctggattggagagtgtgccttacaagaataggttgaatgaactcggccttttctccttggagcgacagaggatgagaggtgacctgatagaggtatataagatgatgagaggcattgatcgtgtggatagtcagaggctttttcccagggctgaaatggctagcatgagagggcacagttttaaggtgattggaagtaggtacaaaggggaagtcaggataagttttttttatgcagagtggtgagtgagtggaatgggctgccagtgacagtggtggagtcggatacaatagggtcttttaagagactcctggataggtacatggagtttagaaaaatagatggctatgggtaaccctggataatttctaaagtaagtacatgtttggcaccacattgtgggccaaagggcttgtattgtgctgtattttttCGACGTTTCTATGTTTTGAACTTTACCAAAAGCCTGACCTGTCCCAGCCCATGTTGACACCATAGCTGTTAaatctcaccaacacctctacttcttcagtgggctaaagaaatttgacatgtccctgtcaacccttaccaatttttttgGTGCACCATGCAAAGTTCCTATCTGGGTTCATCACAGCTTGGTAcaacaactgctctgcctgtgaccacgaGACACAGCTCAGTGTAGCCTTgcctccatggattctgtctcAGCTTCTCACTGCCTCGTGAAAGCAAGCAGCATGACCAAAGACTCTTCCCAcactggacattccctcttctctcctctcccattgagcagaatatacaaaagcctgaaagcatgtaccaccaggcttaaggaaagcttctaccccactgtggtacaataagatggactcctgacctcacaatctacctcattatgatcttgtacttcacTGTTATCTGCATtccctttctctgtagctttcacACTTGATTctgcttttttatttttttttacctgttgctacctcaatgcactgtgtaataatctgacctgtatgaacagtatgcaagacaagcttttcaaaaTACTTCAGTACATGTAGCAATAATAAACCTATTCCATTTCTGATTCTAATGCTGCTCACTCAGAGCCAGGACTGGGATGAATGTGTGCTTCCTGCTTGCGATGCTTTAATATGTGGTATGGTAGCATATCAGCTCAATGTTGTACAGTGCCGGTGTTCACAGGTCTTGGTttgattcccgctgctgtctgtcagGTCTCctgtgatcgcgtgggtttcttCCTGCTACTCCCCTTTCTTCACACATTTCAAAGGCATACGGTTTGCTTTGGGGTGGGTAAGACATACGGTTTGCTTTGGGGTAGGTAACATCTGGGAATGTTTTGTTGGCATCAGTAGTGTGtggacatttgcgggctgcccccagcacaagcCTTGgaatgtgttggtcgttgacacaaatagcacatttcactgtatgtttcatgttttgacgtacatgtgacaaataaagtcaaTCTTTATCCTTGTGTGATACTTACCAAATTGGCTCCTGCCCTAAATGAAACTTCTCTGGGAAATTGAATTCCTTTAATGGGCCAGACCCATTTCACCCAGCAGCACATCGTCATGTTGATCCACAGCACACTGCTGCCCTTTGAGGAGGTGCAAAGCATGTCTCATGACATCCTCCATCACCAGCATCCAGGGGCCCGAAGTCAAAGTTTATCATCagggtacatacatgtcactgcaTACAACTGCATACTtatcaaatctatagaacagtaatggTGAACAGGATCACTGAGCAAccaactgcaaatgcagatataaataaatagtaataaataatgaacaagataaaaagtccttaatgtgtgtagttatcctcttttgttcaagagcctgacggtcgAGGGGTATTCCATCCAGATAAGGCAAAGATTCACCTGCACCCCTGCAAACTCATccacagatcaattcattgctcATGATGGGCTCCCCTCTGTAGTGCTGAGACAAAGTGAAGACTAGGTGACTATTCTGTGGAATACTTGTGCTCTGCCCACAACAGACACCTTGAGTTTCCAGTTGCATATCAATCTAACTCTCCTTCCCACTCCCACGCCAGCCTGTCTGTCCTCTGCCTTCTCCACTGCTGCAGTGAGGCTAAACCTTCAGAACAACATCTCATCATCCCCTTAGGGAGGTTACAATTCAGTGTTATGAGCAATGAATTTTCCTAAGGACCCTCTCCATTTGTTCACCTTTTATCATTCCATCACCTTATAGAAACTCACCACTCTCCCCCATctagttccatctgcccatcatccctccCTTAACTGGTTCCTATAAGCCTTAActcccgccaccccccccccaccaagttcTATAAATCACCAATGCTTCCCTCGACATTCTCAATCCTGTGGCGAGAATAACCATTCCTTCGTCCCCACAGATGTCAGACCTGCTGAGCGCTAACAGCCCCTTGTGTGTTCATGTATCTTACACCCAATACCTCCCACATTCCCCTGAGGAATTATAACTAATGCAAGGATACCGCGGGCTCcagaggaaataataataataataatccttTACTGTACCAATTGTCTTGTTTGTTAATTATTGTAATATCttacactgttttgtgcactttatgtaatcccgtgtaggtctgaagtctaatgtagttgtgtgttgtttcatgtagcaccatggacctggaggaacgttgttttgtttttactgtgtactgtaccagcagttatggttaaaatgacaataaaagggacTTGACTTGAAGAAGCCAGGCTTTGCCCcagggaaagacagcagagagtCGGAGCAGAGGGACGAATACCTTGTAGCGCACAGTGAAGATACTGAGGATGGCTAACAATGCTCTCCAGTTTCACAGAGGAGTCTGACACTTTGTGTATCGTACTGAAGAGAGCAGGAATACAGACACAGATATCTGCCCCAGAGTGACAAGGACAACCCTGGGTTATCCAAACTGTCTTTGTAGTAAACAAGTTGTAAGTCACTTTGTTTCAGAGTTGGGCTTTGATCTGTAATTTGCTGCTTTGTGAGAGACCAGGAATGATATATTGAAATATAATGTTCAGGACAAGTTTCCACACCACATAAGTAAATGAAAGACATTTAGGTAAATGTTTACTTCCCTGTCCTGTCCCCTCACCCCTCATGTCCGCTGATtttcctcactcactcactcagtcCCTTCACCCCTCATGTCCGCTGATtttcctcactcactcactcagtcCCTTCACCCCTCATGTCCGCTGATTTTCCTCACTCACTCTGTCCCTTCACCCCTCATGTCCGCTGATTTTCCTCACTCACTCTGTCCCTCCACCCCTCATGTCCGCTGATTTTCCTCACTCACTCCGTCCTGTCCCTTCACCCCTCATGTCCGCTGATTTTCCTCACTCACTCTGTCCCTCCACCCCTCATGTCCGCTGATTTTCCTCACTCACTCTGTCCCTTCACCCCTCATGCCCGCTGATTTTCCTCACTCACTCCGTCCTGTCCCTTCACCCCTCATGTCCGCTGATTTTCCTCACTCACTCTGTCCCTTCACCCCTCATGTCCACTGATTTTCCTCACAAACTCTGTCCCTTCACTCCTCATGCCCAATGAGGTGAGTGTAAAGATAGGGAGGGTTGAGTTGAGGGtaaagatagggaggggtgaggtGAGGTGTGAAGATAGGGAGGAGTGAGGTGAGTTtaaagatagggaggggtgaggagagggtaAAGAtagggagggatgaggtgagggtaAAGAtagggagggatgaggtgagggtaaagatagggaggggtgaggagagggtaaagatagggaggggtgaggagagggtaaagatagggaggggtgaggtgagggtaaagatagggaggggtgaggagagggtaAAGATTGGGAGGGGTGAGGTGAGGGTAAAGATagggagggatgaggagagggtaaagatagggaggggtgaggagagggtaaagatagggaggggtgaggagagggtaaagatagggaggggtgaggagagggtaaagatagggaggggtgaggaggggtaaagatagggaggggtgaggagagggtaaagatagggaggggtgaggagagggtaaagatagggaggggtgaggtgagggtaaagatagggaggggtgaggtGAGGGTAAAGAtagggagggatgaggtgagggtaaagatagggaggggtgaggagagggtaaagattgggaggggtgaggagagggtaAAGATTGGGAGGGGTGAGGTGAGGGtaaagatagggaggggtgaggtGAGGGTAAAGTTAGGGAGGGGTGAGGTGAAggtaaggatatggagggctgagGTGGGGTGTTGGTGAGAGGTAAAGGCAAGTGATATTCAACAATAGATATTGAGGCCGGTTACCACGTTGTTCTcagttgaagcctgcttgaagcaggtgggtacctcagactgcccaTCGAGAGGcgaaagatctcagtgaacagtcCAGCCAGTTGATGAGCACAGGTCTTTAGAGGGGTGACTCCTCCTGAAGACTGACAgctgctttcacatctgtcttggGGACTAACCTGACAGGAACGTCAGAGGCTGTGGTGGTTGTAGTTGTTTCAGTCAAGGTCAGCATTGTTAATGTCTGAATCAATCAATATATACCTGGACTCTGACTTAGTCAGATCGTGAGTGGCTTGAAAATTCACTCGCTCACACATTGATTAGCAAGATAAGGCTTAGATGCAGTCATTCAGAAGTAGAACATCAGGCAGGTTAAATTTATAGCCCAGCACCTCATTCCTTGCTCCAGCAGCTGACAATTTCATCCTTAGTCACTTTCGGAAGAGGTCGCTGAGTCTTCTGGTACAGCTGGTAGATTTGAATCCAGGTCTCTAGGTTATTCCAGAACAGGTGAAATGGTAATTAGCCCAATTACATTATCCTGATTTTCTAAGCAAGGTGACATGTCAGACTATTGGCGTACCAATGGGCTTACCAACTATCTCATCCAATTCCCTAATCATGGAGAGCTGGGTTTATTACTGTGAATGACAGGTGTCTTCTCTTGTACAGATTGCATATGGGACAACAGAGAACAGTCCTGTCACATTTCAGGGATTTCTACGAGATGATATAAAACAGAAAACAGAGA from Mobula birostris isolate sMobBir1 chromosome 24, sMobBir1.hap1, whole genome shotgun sequence includes:
- the LOC140187321 gene encoding sin3 histone deacetylase corepressor complex component SDS3-like, giving the protein MLLEYLQSILLVIVPVTVHCRSSVVVSRILQVLGDVAEQRDLEVQMQSLLEVKSLVTGVVKKVFDVLAFISQDVESRNREVMVLLCKTYLLRALVSSLHCLELTLVTKGNLVTKISAVGPTIVVNAQQSTIQQGRELQRLKPGLSQQQRKEERCRDIVKEGQFGGEDFRSSPLTLVDYYNDGEDLDSINDGDERSICGPDSDEDTEAASETDIANKQDDEDYLEVKEQMYQEKLTSLKRQPQQLQEGTLQEYQKRMKNLDQEYKERIRNAELFLQLETEQVERNYIKEKKAAVKEFEDKKIELEEKRKMIENERLTMELTGDSMEVKPIMTRKLRRRPNDPVPITDKRQKPAPVQLNYLLTDEQIMEDLRTPNKLKSPKRPASLSSPEHLPGTPAESPAQRYEARIEDGKLHCDKRWYHKGQAIYLEAKENAKIGCVISSAGTNEIWVRKTSDSTKMRIYLRQLHRGVFIIQSRSAALNS